One Methanobacteriaceae archaeon DNA window includes the following coding sequences:
- a CDS encoding nucleotidyltransferase domain-containing protein, with product MDILKQVTLELEKNPMILFAYLYGSVARGEQREDSDIDIAVYLSKHTNDPLLESKIGLELQKKLGKNVDIRVINSASLVFIHQVLNNGQLLFSNDDKCRINFETRKMDEYLDFKPVMEKYDKKRLERYGI from the coding sequence ATGGACATCCTCAAACAAGTTACTCTGGAACTGGAAAAAAATCCAATGATCTTATTTGCCTATCTTTACGGGTCGGTGGCTCGAGGAGAGCAAAGGGAAGATAGTGACATTGATATAGCAGTATACCTGTCTAAACATACTAATGATCCACTTTTAGAAAGTAAAATAGGGCTTGAATTGCAAAAAAAATTAGGAAAAAATGTTGATATACGTGTTATCAACTCAGCATCCTTAGTTTTTATTCACCAGGTGTTGAATAATGGTCAACTCCTTTTCTCCAATGATGATAAATGCAGGATTAATTTTGAAACGAGAAAAATGGACGAATATTTAGATTTCAAGCCAGTTATGGAAAAATATGATAAAAAAAGGTTGGAAAGATATGGAATTTGA
- a CDS encoding alpha/beta fold hydrolase translates to MYYQDLGEGYPLILVHGLASDHTVWEGLTPLLSRDYHVFAVNLRGHGQSSNTPGPYSIELFSEDIYRFLTSLGIEQAHFMGHSMGGAVLQELSLHFPEKFRSLTLISSFAHVDPPVQKVFLNLQKILTEEGFEAFFDSSLQLANSPQFLDRNQELFLKIRDEMAETISIDSLKNTIKACCQVNLIDSLKNVEIPTLVIAGAKDQFIPPNHSIRISERIPHSEIRIIPDASHNLLVESPMETYSILKNFLDSL, encoded by the coding sequence ATGTACTACCAGGACCTGGGTGAGGGCTACCCGTTGATCCTGGTCCATGGCCTGGCCAGTGATCATACCGTGTGGGAAGGATTAACTCCATTACTTAGCAGAGATTACCATGTTTTTGCTGTAAATCTGCGGGGTCATGGCCAGTCCAGTAATACTCCAGGACCATACAGTATTGAATTATTCTCAGAGGATATCTACCGATTTTTAACATCCCTGGGCATTGAACAGGCACACTTCATGGGTCATTCCATGGGTGGTGCTGTATTGCAAGAACTCTCACTTCACTTTCCAGAGAAATTCCGTTCTTTAACTCTCATCTCCAGTTTTGCCCACGTAGATCCCCCAGTTCAGAAGGTATTTCTGAATCTTCAAAAAATACTCACTGAAGAAGGGTTTGAAGCTTTTTTTGATAGCTCTCTACAACTGGCTAACTCTCCCCAATTTCTAGATAGAAACCAGGAATTATTTTTAAAAATTAGAGATGAAATGGCTGAAACTATCTCCATTGATTCATTAAAAAATACTATTAAAGCCTGTTGCCAGGTTAATCTCATTGATTCGTTGAAAAATGTGGAAATCCCCACTCTGGTCATTGCTGGTGCAAAAGATCAGTTCATACCACCCAATCACAGTATCAGAATTAGTGAGAGGATTCCCCATTCAGAAATTAGAATAATACCTGATGCCAGTCATAACCTGCTGGTGGAATCGCCTATGGAAACCTATTCAATATTAAAGAACTTTTTAGACAGTTTATAA
- a CDS encoding DUF488 domain-containing protein, whose amino-acid sequence MNNQVFTIGHSNHKFSVFSELIQKQEVNMVVDVRTSPYSKYSPHFNRKPLEKALKQFNIKYLYLGNKIGGKPRDKKFYHDDKLIYHRLEADNNYQEGLKELLNSAKNYRVVLMCSEEDPYHCHRHHLIAQSLKKHGFQITHIRGNGELEKVENDYQTHLI is encoded by the coding sequence ATGAATAATCAAGTGTTTACCATAGGCCACAGTAACCATAAGTTCTCCGTATTCTCGGAATTAATCCAAAAACAAGAGGTAAATATGGTTGTGGATGTTCGCACCAGTCCCTACAGTAAATATTCACCCCACTTTAACAGAAAGCCTTTAGAAAAAGCATTGAAGCAGTTTAATATTAAATACCTTTATCTGGGCAATAAGATTGGTGGAAAACCCAGGGATAAGAAATTTTATCATGATGATAAATTAATCTACCACCGTTTGGAAGCAGATAACAACTATCAAGAAGGTTTAAAAGAACTTTTAAATTCTGCCAAAAATTACAGGGTGGTTTTAATGTGCAGTGAAGAGGATCCTTACCATTGTCATCGCCACCACCTTATAGCCCAGTCACTCAAAAAACATGGTTTTCAGATAACTCATATAAGGGGAAATGGAGAATTAGAAAAGGTTGAAAATGATTATCAAACCCATCTGATATAA
- a CDS encoding DUF86 domain-containing protein codes for MEFDNESIQLRIDIIERNLAEIAKIVSEGYEQFDYRNQLASKHALQESIESCIDIANHIIATMGFRRPNDYRDVFIVLEENDILNKELSAKLQAMASFRNLLVFRYADMDKIKLFKIMKIETNDFNDFIVQILGYIN; via the coding sequence ATGGAATTTGACAATGAATCAATCCAACTTAGAATAGACATAATTGAAAGGAACTTGGCGGAGATTGCAAAAATAGTATCCGAAGGTTATGAGCAGTTCGATTACAGAAATCAACTTGCATCTAAACATGCCTTACAGGAATCTATTGAAAGTTGTATTGATATTGCAAACCATATCATCGCTACCATGGGTTTTAGGCGTCCAAATGATTATAGGGATGTTTTCATTGTTTTAGAGGAAAATGATATTCTGAACAAAGAACTATCAGCGAAACTGCAAGCTATGGCCAGTTTCAGGAATCTTTTAGTTTTCCGTTATGCAGATATGGATAAAATAAAACTTTTTAAGATAATGAAAATTGAAACTAATGATTTCAATGATTTTATTGTGCAGATATTAGGTTATATAAATTAA
- a CDS encoding MFS transporter, which yields MASKVENRILLLLLVGVFMGSLDIGIVGPALPAIGVDFTVSDRFLSWVFTIYILFFMIGTPLMAKLSDIYGRKTVYLVNILLFLIGSVITISSLSFEMVLMGRSIQGVGAGGIFPVANAFIGDAFPPEKRGGALGILSSVWGLTGVLGPILGALLLDFGWQWLFIINIPVSLLVILGSLYVLPRGEKNPNIQFDWKGLIILGFMVTFLAYAINQIDTNNFMTSFLSISVLPFLILSIILIPLLLKMELKAQDPLIQINLFQSREVKLLSCIMVGTGLVQAATVFVPAFVIVSFSFNASDASLMLIPVVLTMAVGAPLIGRLLDKFGSRIIILIGSSIMASGLIFLSIFSTSFDVFLFSSVLVGVGMSTTIGSPPRYIMLVETPPEDRASGQALINLITSLGQLIGGALIGAVIGSYAGRLIGYEYTFLIMGLVAFLMTLLSVGLKSKQKQLQNSY from the coding sequence ATGGCTAGCAAGGTTGAAAACCGCATACTGCTACTGCTTTTGGTGGGTGTTTTCATGGGCTCCCTGGATATAGGGATTGTGGGCCCGGCACTACCTGCCATTGGAGTTGATTTTACAGTTTCTGATAGGTTTTTAAGCTGGGTTTTCACTATTTACATCCTGTTTTTCATGATCGGAACTCCTTTAATGGCCAAACTCTCAGATATATACGGCAGGAAAACCGTCTACCTGGTTAACATCTTACTCTTCTTGATTGGTTCTGTAATTACCATCAGCTCTTTATCATTTGAAATGGTTTTAATGGGAAGATCTATTCAGGGCGTGGGTGCTGGAGGCATATTTCCAGTGGCCAATGCTTTCATTGGAGACGCTTTTCCCCCAGAAAAAAGGGGCGGTGCCCTGGGCATATTAAGCTCAGTATGGGGTTTAACAGGTGTTTTAGGACCAATTTTAGGAGCTTTGCTCCTGGATTTCGGTTGGCAGTGGCTTTTTATCATTAATATACCTGTTTCCTTACTGGTTATTCTGGGTAGTCTCTATGTACTTCCAAGGGGTGAAAAAAATCCCAATATACAGTTTGATTGGAAGGGATTGATTATATTAGGGTTTATGGTTACTTTCCTAGCCTATGCCATTAACCAGATAGATACCAATAACTTTATGACCAGTTTTTTATCAATTTCAGTCTTACCTTTCCTCATTTTGAGCATTATTTTAATCCCCCTCCTCCTGAAGATGGAACTGAAAGCACAGGACCCTCTGATCCAAATTAATTTATTTCAAAGCAGGGAGGTTAAACTGCTTAGCTGTATAATGGTTGGAACTGGACTGGTGCAGGCTGCCACAGTCTTCGTGCCTGCATTTGTAATTGTGAGTTTTTCATTTAATGCTTCAGATGCCAGCTTAATGTTAATACCAGTGGTGCTTACCATGGCAGTGGGAGCACCCTTAATTGGCAGACTTTTAGATAAGTTTGGTTCTCGTATTATAATATTAATAGGTAGTTCAATCATGGCCTCTGGCCTCATATTCCTCAGCATCTTTTCCACTTCATTTGATGTATTTCTTTTTTCCAGTGTACTGGTGGGAGTGGGTATGAGCACTACCATAGGTTCTCCTCCCCGTTACATTATGCTGGTGGAAACCCCTCCTGAGGATAGGGCATCTGGTCAGGCACTTATTAACCTGATAACCAGTTTAGGACAGTTGATTGGAGGGGCTCTTATAGGGGCGGTTATAGGTTCTTATGCTGGTAGATTAATTGGATATGAATACACTTTTCTCATCATGGGGTTGGTGGCCTTTCTCATGACTTTATTATCTGTGGGGCTTAAAAGTAAACAAAAACAGTTGCAAAACAGTTATTAA
- a CDS encoding UvrD-helicase domain-containing protein, translating to MEGRLSPSWEKLDGSNGPLREAEQIFISYLDKYLPDYWKIFHRPFFNGSHPDLLLLNPEGGVMIYQIMDKTYQGCTPEANKKQLDYYRNKLIQELVPEISEKIDEDTKRFALFKTGIYLHHMDSYQAQIEYEQYPYLTVVGYDDLDEESLYLVVPGYDFKKDIYMNPEWGLKLEKWLKPPYHPGKRTGIQLTRQQKHLSIPQPGHRRLRGAAGSGKTLVLAYRAARLAMQNQKVLVITYNRNLWHFIKKMIEKTPYNFEWSNITFRHFHGFCKDLLNEFHLAAPTNIHDMVPVLTKALANENLDKFKYDAILIDEGQDYSWQWYNFLCPFLKERNELFLVCDEKQNIYGRELSWIDGKMENVQFRGRWAELNTIHRLPREIAELAKKFSEKFDLSSSVEFDYAQTLLLNDNSSFFRWENIKTKNSLSKVYEAYKSFYQNNNLSKEFKPSDIVILLPKNKLGKDLVEFFHQKDIPCDHVFITQKNSQYRSKKISSVNDERLKLSTIHQFKGWESPNVILLIPEHWSGGNKNLDAVVYTAITRTLKNLIVLNCNERYRDFGEKHGNN from the coding sequence TTGGAAGGAAGGTTGTCTCCATCATGGGAAAAACTGGATGGATCAAATGGGCCTTTAAGGGAAGCAGAACAAATATTCATATCTTATTTAGACAAATATTTGCCTGATTACTGGAAAATATTTCACCGACCCTTTTTTAACGGATCCCATCCGGACTTACTTCTTTTAAACCCAGAGGGTGGTGTAATGATCTACCAGATAATGGATAAGACTTATCAGGGTTGCACACCTGAAGCTAATAAAAAACAGCTTGACTACTACCGGAATAAATTGATCCAGGAGCTAGTGCCTGAAATCAGTGAAAAAATAGATGAAGATACAAAAAGATTTGCACTCTTCAAAACAGGGATTTACCTGCACCACATGGACAGTTACCAGGCTCAGATAGAATACGAACAATACCCTTACCTAACGGTGGTGGGATATGATGATCTAGATGAGGAAAGTTTATATCTGGTTGTTCCAGGATATGATTTTAAAAAGGACATCTACATGAATCCTGAGTGGGGATTGAAACTTGAAAAATGGCTCAAACCCCCATATCACCCTGGTAAAAGAACTGGCATCCAGCTGACCAGACAACAGAAACATCTCTCTATACCTCAACCAGGGCACCGCAGACTACGAGGAGCTGCAGGAAGTGGAAAAACACTTGTATTAGCCTACCGAGCAGCGCGGCTGGCTATGCAGAATCAAAAAGTATTGGTAATAACCTACAACCGGAATTTATGGCATTTTATCAAGAAAATGATAGAAAAAACTCCCTATAATTTTGAATGGTCCAATATAACCTTCAGACATTTTCATGGGTTCTGCAAAGACCTCTTAAATGAATTTCATCTCGCTGCACCCACCAATATCCATGATATGGTACCGGTGCTAACAAAAGCTCTAGCCAATGAAAACCTGGATAAATTCAAATATGATGCCATATTAATTGATGAAGGACAGGATTACAGCTGGCAATGGTATAACTTCTTATGCCCGTTCTTAAAAGAACGTAACGAACTTTTCCTGGTTTGTGATGAGAAACAGAATATATATGGTAGAGAGTTATCCTGGATAGATGGAAAGATGGAAAATGTCCAGTTCCGTGGCCGGTGGGCAGAACTTAACACTATACACAGATTACCACGCGAAATAGCAGAACTGGCAAAAAAATTCAGTGAAAAGTTCGATTTATCATCTTCAGTGGAATTTGACTATGCACAGACCCTACTTTTAAATGATAATAGTTCTTTTTTCAGATGGGAAAACATTAAGACCAAAAATTCCCTCAGCAAAGTTTATGAAGCTTACAAGAGTTTTTATCAGAATAATAATCTTTCAAAGGAATTTAAACCATCAGATATAGTGATACTGCTTCCCAAAAATAAACTGGGGAAAGACTTGGTGGAATTCTTTCACCAAAAAGACATCCCATGTGACCATGTATTCATCACCCAGAAGAACTCCCAGTATCGTAGTAAAAAAATATCGAGTGTTAATGATGAACGCCTCAAATTAAGCACCATTCACCAGTTTAAAGGTTGGGAATCACCCAATGTTATTCTTTTAATACCTGAACACTGGAGTGGTGGTAATAAAAATCTTGATGCCGTGGTTTACACTGCAATAACCCGAACTCTAAAGAATTTGATAGTTTTAAACTGTAATGAACGATACAGAGATTTTGGGGAAAAACATGGAAATAATTAA
- a CDS encoding DEAD/DEAH box helicase yields MLEKVLKNLEGNRAFSRKVEHIETLNKRKAEYGEVKDLPSSIQKYLDDSRIRLYQHQVEATRLIRKGENVLITTPTASGKTLAFNLPILETLYHDEEATALYIYPAKALANDQLNVLKHLESSCNLDLKPNIYDGDTPKNIRPWIKENSRIILTNPYMLHLILGWHQQWNRFYKNLKYVVIDEAHHYRGVFGSNVAYLIRRLRRICNHYGSYPQFILSSATLANPDEFSRKLVGMEFSQVNKDTSPSGKKHFVFYNPFAKWGDLSTHQETSQLFQLMVLNGLQTLCFTVSRKMAELVAMWAKRELNETKPELVNRITAYRSGYLAQERRNIEKGLKNGDLVGVTCTNALELGVDIGSLDCVIISGYPGTMISTWQQAGRAGRAENESLVIMVAFENALDQYLMKHPEFLFHKSHENAVIDLENKKIAMGHLLCSMKELPLTVDDFEKNFPADYDMWDVLRKNMMVKEGLLGLTYVGRKDPALSISLDQITSDHFKVFHKKKLMETMDRQHAYSEAHEGAVLINQGETYIVDEFNLKKRIIKVKKMDVDYHTQALRNVDVSIEKEMETRDIGNFRVSFGEVKVTQDFYKYKVMIYGKTLSTHELDLPPLKYHTRGLWFTLPGVVADMLENIYPQKDSYAGSLHGAEHALISMFPLLVLCDRFDIGGLSTNYHPETGKATIFIYDAYEGGIGLAEKAVEVMEKLVEVTRDMVKECQCIKGCPTCIYSPKCGNDNKPLHKKGTIFILEAVMKMMKGESVDLPGDVNLNHLKSTSVPLKRGSVGAEGYCEFENPENLTRKGEAFYFNGNLKQALDCFQKALNMDENNLSAIKYQGIILKKLGKHKEAIRNFKKVLQKREDDAEALYYLAVSLYQTGDYERSKEISEKLIKIRSDWDDAWQILGLTYHKLGDKEKSIEAYGKALNINPLNQDAADNMKKLLED; encoded by the coding sequence ATGTTGGAAAAAGTTCTAAAAAACCTGGAAGGTAACCGTGCTTTCAGCCGTAAAGTGGAACATATTGAAACCCTCAATAAGAGAAAAGCAGAGTACGGTGAAGTGAAGGACCTACCTTCATCCATCCAGAAATATCTGGATGACAGCCGTATTAGACTCTACCAGCACCAGGTGGAGGCCACCCGGCTCATCCGTAAGGGCGAAAATGTTTTAATCACCACTCCCACTGCATCTGGAAAAACACTTGCTTTTAACCTTCCCATATTGGAAACCCTTTACCATGATGAGGAAGCCACTGCCCTTTACATTTACCCGGCCAAGGCACTGGCCAATGACCAGCTGAACGTGTTAAAACATCTGGAATCATCTTGTAATCTTGATTTAAAGCCTAATATCTATGACGGGGACACACCAAAAAATATTCGTCCCTGGATTAAAGAAAATTCCCGTATAATTCTCACTAACCCTTACATGTTACACCTGATCCTGGGATGGCATCAGCAGTGGAACCGCTTCTACAAAAATCTGAAGTACGTGGTGATTGACGAAGCACACCACTACAGGGGTGTATTCGGCTCCAATGTAGCCTACTTAATTAGAAGATTGAGGCGTATCTGTAACCATTATGGCAGTTATCCTCAGTTCATTCTCTCATCAGCCACCCTGGCCAATCCAGATGAATTCAGCCGTAAACTGGTGGGTATGGAGTTTTCTCAGGTTAATAAAGACACTTCACCCAGTGGGAAGAAGCATTTCGTTTTTTACAATCCCTTTGCCAAGTGGGGTGATCTGTCCACCCACCAGGAAACCAGCCAACTATTTCAGTTAATGGTCTTAAATGGATTGCAAACATTGTGTTTCACTGTCAGCCGTAAGATGGCTGAACTTGTAGCCATGTGGGCTAAACGCGAGTTGAATGAAACCAAACCTGAACTGGTGAACCGTATAACAGCCTACCGGTCGGGTTACCTGGCCCAGGAGCGGAGAAACATCGAAAAGGGTCTTAAAAATGGAGATCTGGTGGGTGTGACCTGCACCAATGCCCTGGAGTTAGGGGTGGATATTGGTAGCCTGGATTGTGTGATTATCAGTGGCTATCCTGGAACCATGATCAGCACCTGGCAGCAGGCAGGACGTGCAGGACGGGCTGAGAACGAGTCCCTGGTAATTATGGTGGCCTTTGAAAATGCCCTGGACCAGTACCTTATGAAACATCCCGAATTCCTTTTCCATAAATCACATGAGAATGCAGTTATTGACCTGGAAAACAAGAAAATAGCCATGGGACATCTTTTATGTTCCATGAAGGAACTTCCCTTAACTGTTGATGACTTTGAGAAAAACTTCCCGGCAGATTATGATATGTGGGATGTTTTAAGGAAAAACATGATGGTAAAAGAAGGTTTACTGGGACTGACCTATGTGGGGCGTAAAGATCCGGCATTAAGTATCAGCCTGGACCAGATCACCAGTGACCACTTTAAAGTATTCCATAAAAAAAAGTTAATGGAAACCATGGACCGGCAGCATGCCTACAGTGAAGCCCATGAAGGAGCCGTGCTCATCAACCAGGGTGAAACCTATATTGTGGATGAGTTTAACCTCAAAAAAAGGATAATTAAGGTTAAAAAGATGGATGTGGATTACCATACTCAGGCCCTGAGAAATGTGGATGTTTCCATTGAGAAGGAGATGGAAACCCGGGATATTGGTAATTTCAGGGTTTCTTTTGGTGAGGTGAAGGTTACCCAAGACTTCTATAAATACAAGGTGATGATTTATGGTAAAACCTTATCTACTCATGAACTGGATTTACCACCTTTGAAATATCATACCAGGGGTTTATGGTTCACCTTGCCGGGTGTGGTGGCGGATATGCTGGAAAACATCTACCCCCAGAAAGATTCCTATGCTGGGAGTCTGCACGGTGCAGAGCATGCTCTTATAAGCATGTTCCCCTTACTGGTACTATGCGACCGTTTTGATATAGGAGGACTGTCCACCAATTACCATCCAGAAACAGGTAAAGCTACCATATTTATCTACGATGCCTATGAAGGAGGAATAGGTTTAGCAGAGAAGGCAGTTGAAGTCATGGAGAAACTGGTGGAGGTTACCAGGGACATGGTTAAAGAATGCCAGTGCATTAAGGGCTGCCCTACCTGTATTTACTCACCTAAATGTGGAAATGATAACAAGCCACTCCATAAAAAAGGGACTATCTTCATTTTAGAGGCTGTAATGAAGATGATGAAGGGTGAAAGTGTAGATTTGCCAGGTGATGTAAATCTTAATCATCTTAAAAGCACATCCGTCCCTTTAAAAAGAGGCAGTGTAGGTGCTGAAGGTTACTGTGAATTTGAAAACCCGGAGAATCTCACCCGGAAGGGTGAAGCATTCTACTTTAATGGCAACTTAAAACAAGCTTTAGATTGTTTCCAGAAAGCTTTGAACATGGATGAAAATAACCTCTCTGCCATAAAGTATCAGGGGATAATTTTGAAAAAACTGGGAAAACACAAAGAGGCCATCCGTAACTTTAAGAAAGTCCTTCAAAAAAGAGAAGATGATGCTGAAGCCCTTTATTATCTGGCTGTTTCATTATACCAAACCGGTGACTATGAGAGGAGTAAAGAAATTTCTGAAAAACTCATCAAGATAAGGTCAGACTGGGATGACGCCTGGCAGATCCTGGGCCTGACATACCATAAACTGGGTGATAAAGAAAAATCTATTGAAGCCTATGGAAAGGCTCTGAACATCAATCCACTTAATCAAGATGCTGCAGATAATATGAAAAAGCTTTTAGAAGATTAA
- a CDS encoding Hsp20/alpha crystallin family protein translates to MEEKKKGVDAMFNDMIQTIKEKQLDLDNAIAEYTGGPVKPAMDVMETEDDITVKTDLPGFKREDIKIDLTEDTLEIKAEFSEEKEEEGEEEGVTFHRKERRFGKAARTYILPAKVKIDEVTAKFKDGVLTVNMPKLEKKETFEVKID, encoded by the coding sequence ATGGAAGAGAAGAAAAAAGGTGTAGATGCAATGTTTAATGATATGATTCAGACCATTAAGGAAAAACAACTGGATCTGGACAATGCCATAGCCGAGTATACTGGTGGACCAGTTAAACCAGCCATGGATGTCATGGAAACTGAGGATGATATTACTGTCAAAACCGATCTACCTGGTTTTAAACGTGAAGACATAAAAATCGATCTTACAGAAGACACACTGGAAATTAAAGCAGAATTTTCTGAAGAAAAAGAGGAAGAAGGTGAAGAAGAGGGAGTAACCTTCCACAGGAAAGAACGAAGATTCGGAAAAGCAGCTAGAACTTACATACTCCCAGCCAAGGTGAAAATCGATGAAGTAACTGCTAAATTTAAAGACGGGGTACTCACAGTGAACATGCCAAAACTAGAGAAAAAGGAAACATTTGAAGTTAAAATCGATTAA
- a CDS encoding right-handed parallel beta-helix repeat-containing protein has product MQKQMILILTTFLFAVIIAGTTYANGLTDVYVSPEGDDDTGTGQASDPFRTVGKGIDSISSGGTVNLAPGTYDRGGGGVTKDYGIEITKDVTIQGAGKDLTFIDARGLDGIFTIASGCSVILKDLTLMNGQPRGNGGAVNVASGSTLNAINCKFIKNKATSGGAIYNLGSTTATNCLFENNEAGFTQSGGAIYTTCGSVLTVTGSTFTGNKDNAQHGGAIFASGSVTLKIIGNNFINNMGNAIYIIYLEYAHYNINVNRIVANTPYGLYISRENPNQVLGPAGGEIKIDASNNWWGSNNDPRTVDGTIYDPQKFADTTKWLVLGISAYPNSVPFGGTSTVTANVIYNNLGQDTSSIGHIPDGTPITITTDIGNVGSKSVVRYTVNGIVSTIFRANDGLGIANLNAILDNFMTPLPALVEVAAGSVGTKASVSAKTIGMQETGTALIPLLLGLLFVSMGAFTSKQR; this is encoded by the coding sequence ATGCAGAAACAGATGATACTGATCCTAACCACATTCCTGTTTGCAGTGATTATTGCTGGAACAACCTACGCCAATGGTTTAACAGATGTATATGTATCACCAGAAGGTGATGACGATACCGGTACAGGGCAAGCTTCTGATCCATTTCGAACTGTAGGAAAAGGTATTGACTCGATTAGTTCCGGTGGGACTGTTAACCTGGCACCTGGAACCTACGACCGCGGCGGTGGCGGTGTGACCAAGGATTATGGCATTGAAATCACCAAAGACGTTACCATACAGGGAGCAGGCAAAGACCTGACCTTCATTGATGCTAGAGGCTTAGACGGGATCTTCACCATTGCTAGTGGATGCAGTGTCATTCTTAAGGATTTAACCCTGATGAATGGTCAACCTCGTGGTAATGGTGGTGCGGTGAATGTGGCGAGTGGTTCAACACTAAATGCCATTAACTGTAAGTTCATTAAAAACAAAGCTACAAGTGGAGGAGCAATTTATAACCTTGGATCAACCACTGCAACCAACTGTTTATTCGAAAATAATGAGGCTGGATTTACTCAATCCGGAGGAGCAATCTACACAACTTGCGGTAGTGTTTTAACTGTCACTGGCAGCACTTTCACTGGAAACAAGGACAATGCCCAACATGGTGGTGCAATATTCGCTTCAGGATCTGTAACTTTAAAGATCATCGGTAATAACTTCATCAACAACATGGGAAATGCGATCTACATTATCTACTTAGAATATGCGCATTACAATATCAATGTCAACCGTATCGTGGCTAACACTCCCTACGGATTATACATTAGCAGAGAAAACCCCAATCAGGTTTTAGGACCTGCTGGAGGTGAAATTAAAATTGATGCCTCTAACAACTGGTGGGGTTCCAACAATGACCCTCGCACTGTAGATGGAACCATTTACGATCCTCAGAAATTCGCTGACACCACGAAATGGTTGGTTCTTGGAATTTCCGCATATCCCAACAGCGTACCTTTTGGTGGTACGTCCACAGTCACGGCTAATGTTATCTACAACAACCTGGGACAGGACACATCCAGCATCGGACACATACCAGACGGAACACCCATAACCATAACTACAGACATTGGTAATGTGGGTAGTAAATCTGTGGTTCGCTACACAGTAAACGGAATAGTAAGTACTATCTTCAGAGCCAATGATGGCTTGGGAATTGCAAATCTTAATGCCATACTGGATAACTTCATGACACCCCTACCTGCATTGGTGGAAGTTGCTGCTGGTTCAGTAGGTACAAAAGCTTCAGTTAGTGCAAAAACTATTGGTATGCAGGAAACTGGTACTGCTTTAATACCACTCTTACTGGGTTTACTGTTTGTAAGTATGGGAGCTTTCACTTCAAAGCAAAGATAA
- a CDS encoding magnesium transporter: MESYSAYPQKTAGSNMVSNIPVFNSHETLEYIENSVISDSSGYASLDYIYLTDENHILLGVLSIKNLLKIRDKKIKAEELMDKDMITVDVNTSQEKLVYMALSHGLKSLPVVNDKGVLLGVVDFDAILRIFNHEVQSDVFNFGGIFHRVGDEYTSIHSSAFHMIKSRLPWLIIGVIGGILAASLIAQFEELLASFIALASFIPVMVYMSDAAGTQSEALIIRSLALDTNLSFKSYLWREVQVSLVIGLISGAFAGLLALITRQNIILGLIIFLAMFLSIISSVVIATLSPQIFRKLNFDPAVATGPLATIFSDITTLAIYLAVAMTLLQST, translated from the coding sequence ATGGAATCTTATTCAGCTTACCCTCAGAAAACTGCTGGATCTAATATGGTAAGTAATATTCCAGTCTTCAATAGCCATGAAACCTTAGAATATATTGAGAATAGTGTGATAAGTGACTCATCTGGATATGCCAGTTTGGATTACATCTACCTTACTGATGAAAACCATATCCTGTTGGGTGTTTTATCCATTAAGAATCTACTAAAAATCAGGGACAAAAAAATCAAAGCTGAAGAATTAATGGATAAAGATATGATAACTGTTGATGTCAACACCTCTCAGGAAAAACTGGTTTATATGGCACTTTCTCATGGTTTGAAATCATTACCAGTAGTCAATGATAAAGGGGTGCTTTTAGGTGTGGTAGATTTTGATGCTATTCTTCGCATCTTTAACCATGAAGTGCAGAGTGATGTTTTTAATTTTGGAGGTATTTTTCACCGAGTAGGAGACGAATATACTTCCATTCATTCCTCTGCATTTCACATGATTAAATCCCGCCTTCCATGGTTAATTATAGGAGTTATTGGTGGAATATTAGCTGCATCCCTTATAGCTCAATTTGAGGAACTACTGGCCAGTTTCATTGCCCTGGCCAGTTTCATACCTGTGATGGTTTACATGAGTGATGCTGCAGGCACTCAGTCCGAAGCCCTTATCATTAGAAGCTTGGCCCTGGACACCAATTTAAGTTTTAAAAGCTATCTTTGGAGGGAAGTTCAAGTTTCACTGGTAATAGGATTGATTTCAGGAGCTTTTGCAGGATTACTGGCTCTTATAACACGGCAAAATATTATACTGGGTTTGATAATATTTCTGGCCATGTTTTTAAGTATTATAAGCTCTGTAGTGATAGCCACCTTATCTCCACAAATATTCCGTAAACTGAACTTTGATCCAGCTGTAGCCACAGGTCCATTGGCAACTATATTCAGTGATATAACCACTTTAGCCATTTACCTTGCTGTGGCCATGACTTTACTCCAAAGTACTTGA